Below is a window of Agathobacter rectalis ATCC 33656 DNA.
TTGGTACAGATTATGTGGGAGCTTGCGGGAAGCATCTTTTATGCAATAGGTATATATAACTTCGCCCTGCAGGCAGAGTTTCCTATGACAGGTTTTTCGGGTATTTCGATTATTTTATACCGGCTGTTTAATATTTCCATTGGTTTATCAACGGTCCTGCTTAATATTCCGGTTGCGATACTATGCTGCAAATTATTGGGCAGGAAATTTTTTGTCAGCTCAATACGATGCATGCTTTTGTCTTCTTTTATTGTTGACTATGTTGCGCCGTTGTTTCCGGTGTATCAGGGCGACAGACTGCTTGCGGCATTGTGCACAGGTGTATTTTGCGGAATAGGCTATGCCATGATTTATACAAGAAATTCTTCAACAGGAGGAGCTGATTTTATCATCATGGCTGTAAAAGCATTGCGGCCTCATTTATCGATGGGCAACATCTCTTTTCTTACTGATGTCGGAATTATTCTGGTTGGAGGACTTTTGTTTCGGGATATTGACGGAATGATTTACGGCATGATAGTGAATATACTGTCTGCGGTTGTT
It encodes the following:
- a CDS encoding YitT family protein translates to MNKKKELLVQIMWELAGSIFYAIGIYNFALQAEFPMTGFSGISIILYRLFNISIGLSTVLLNIPVAILCCKLLGRKFFVSSIRCMLLSSFIVDYVAPLFPVYQGDRLLAALCTGVFCGIGYAMIYTRNSSTGGADFIIMAVKALRPHLSMGNISFLTDVGIILVGGLLFRDIDGMIYGMIVNILSAVVIDKMIYGMNSGKVAFIVTKNGKRICDVIDECSQRGSTILKAQGGYKQDDIQVVMCACNSKEMYQVRKSVKDTDPDSFIVVVESHEVHGEGFKMTNIGEAEN